In Sporosarcina psychrophila, a genomic segment contains:
- the tsaD gene encoding tRNA (adenosine(37)-N6)-threonylcarbamoyltransferase complex transferase subunit TsaD, translating into MTKDIYILGIETSCDETAASIVKNGTEIISNVVASQITSQKRFGGVVPEIASRHHVEQITLVIEEALANAELEPADLDAVAVTEGPGLVGALLIGVNAAKAFAFANGLPIIGVHHIAGHIYANQLMQPMEFPLLALIVSGGHTELVIMEGHGSFKLVGETRDDAAGEAYDKVARVLGLPYPGGPQIDKLAAESDGQVEFPRAWLEPGSYDFSFSGLKSSVINYKHNLAQRGEAVNPSHVAAGFQASVVEVLTTKALRAAKEFGVKQVIAAGGVAANKGLRSSLEETFKKEEIPFYVPPIILCTDNAAMIAAAGSAMFIDGIRGNLAMNGKPGMSLVSWKQ; encoded by the coding sequence ATGACAAAAGATATCTATATATTAGGAATTGAAACGAGCTGTGATGAAACAGCTGCATCCATCGTGAAAAATGGAACGGAAATTATATCGAATGTCGTAGCATCTCAAATTACTAGCCAAAAACGATTTGGCGGAGTAGTACCGGAAATTGCCTCGAGACACCATGTTGAACAAATTACACTAGTAATTGAAGAAGCACTTGCGAATGCTGAACTAGAACCTGCGGATCTTGACGCCGTTGCTGTGACAGAAGGACCTGGTTTAGTTGGGGCCTTGTTGATTGGGGTTAATGCTGCAAAAGCATTTGCCTTTGCCAATGGTCTACCGATTATTGGCGTTCATCATATTGCGGGACATATATATGCTAACCAACTAATGCAACCTATGGAGTTCCCGCTTCTTGCACTCATCGTCTCAGGGGGCCATACAGAGCTGGTAATAATGGAGGGGCATGGTTCGTTTAAACTGGTTGGAGAAACACGTGATGACGCTGCTGGTGAAGCCTATGATAAAGTAGCTCGTGTACTGGGCCTCCCTTACCCGGGTGGTCCTCAAATCGATAAGTTGGCAGCTGAAAGTGATGGACAAGTTGAATTCCCGCGAGCTTGGCTAGAGCCGGGTTCTTATGACTTTAGCTTTAGTGGTCTTAAATCATCAGTGATTAACTATAAGCATAATCTTGCGCAACGTGGTGAGGCTGTAAACCCTTCTCATGTCGCGGCTGGTTTTCAGGCGAGTGTCGTTGAAGTGCTGACTACTAAAGCGTTAAGGGCAGCGAAAGAGTTCGGGGTGAAACAGGTAATTGCGGCTGGCGGGGTAGCAGCGAATAAAGGGTTACGTTCTTCTCTTGAAGAAACATTTAAGAAAGAAGAGATACCTTTTTACGTTCCACCAATCATACTATGTACAGATAATGCGGCAATGATTGCTGCAGCGGGATCGGCTATGTTTATAGACGGAATACGCGGAAATCTTGCTATGAATGGTAAGCCTGGCATGTCCCTTGTTTCATGGAAACAATAA
- a CDS encoding STAS domain-containing protein, translating into MNLQVDLVEENSVQRFKIVGEIDAFTAPKLKECLASAENVENMQAELDLSEVGYMDSTGLGIFVGFYKAVKANGGHVKIVGVNTRLKRLFEITGLAEVMDIVMEESRDRDATV; encoded by the coding sequence ATGAATTTGCAAGTCGACTTAGTGGAAGAAAATAGTGTTCAACGATTTAAAATTGTTGGCGAAATTGATGCGTTTACAGCACCGAAATTAAAAGAGTGTCTTGCATCAGCAGAAAATGTGGAAAACATGCAAGCTGAATTAGACTTATCTGAAGTTGGATATATGGACAGCACTGGGCTTGGTATTTTTGTCGGGTTCTATAAAGCTGTCAAGGCTAATGGAGGGCATGTGAAGATAGTTGGTGTAAACACTCGTTTAAAAAGATTATTCGAAATAACTGGTTTAGCTGAAGTTATGGATATCGTAATGGAAGAAAGTAGGGACAGAGATGCAACCGTATGA
- the sigB gene encoding RNA polymerase sigma factor SigB: MSKEPSPLESKTEEQSLSQAGGSEPSLRGNGTKLEVLEWIKRYQETNDDEAQTNLVLHYERLIQSIARKYSNGKSFHEDIAQVGMLGLLGAIRRYNPEYGRSFEAFAVPTVIGEIKRFLRDKTWAIHVPRRIKELGPKIKAAVETLTIEMQRSPLVSEIAEYLDVEEEVVLEAMEMGRSYQALSMDHTLDADSEGGTITLFDIVGETDGGFEKTDQRMVVANALNVLSEREKQIIQYTYIEQLSQKETGERLGISQMHVSRLQRKAIKKLQEAILSAGGAL, translated from the coding sequence ATGTCGAAAGAACCATCTCCTCTTGAATCTAAAACGGAAGAACAATCCCTTTCTCAAGCAGGAGGAAGCGAACCATCTCTCCGTGGAAATGGAACGAAGCTAGAAGTCCTCGAATGGATTAAACGTTATCAAGAAACCAATGATGATGAGGCGCAGACAAATTTGGTTCTGCACTATGAACGTCTCATACAATCAATCGCACGAAAGTACTCCAACGGTAAGTCCTTTCATGAAGATATTGCTCAGGTCGGCATGCTAGGACTTCTTGGAGCGATACGTAGGTATAATCCAGAATACGGGAGAAGCTTTGAAGCGTTCGCGGTGCCAACGGTCATCGGTGAAATTAAGCGTTTTCTCCGCGATAAGACATGGGCAATACATGTTCCACGCCGTATAAAAGAACTGGGACCAAAAATCAAGGCAGCTGTCGAAACGTTAACAATAGAAATGCAACGTTCTCCTCTTGTTAGTGAAATTGCGGAATACCTTGATGTAGAAGAAGAAGTGGTCCTCGAAGCGATGGAGATGGGGAGAAGTTATCAAGCACTCTCAATGGATCATACTCTTGATGCTGATTCCGAAGGGGGTACGATAACACTATTCGATATTGTTGGTGAGACTGATGGTGGCTTTGAGAAAACAGATCAACGTATGGTTGTTGCGAATGCTCTAAATGTATTATCGGAACGTGAAAAACAAATCATCCAGTATACATATATTGAACAACTGAGCCAAAAAGAAACCGGAGAACGACTCGGTATTTCTCAAATGCATGTTTCAAGATTACAACGCAAAGCGATTAAGAAGTTACAGGAAGCAATATTGTCGGCTGGTGGTGCGTTATAG
- the rimI gene encoding ribosomal protein S18-alanine N-acetyltransferase — translation MIVDKEISYREMGIEDIPSVVEIEKEAFATPWTAEVFEHEMTGNDYAHYVVAVFEEEVIGHCGMWIVLDECHITNVAVRKHLRGNGIGEALMKEAIALCIEKKVRLMTLEVRMTNTTAQNLYRKLGFQDGGIRKNYYTDDHEDALVMWVEFK, via the coding sequence ATGATCGTGGATAAAGAGATTAGTTATAGAGAGATGGGAATAGAAGATATTCCTTCTGTTGTTGAAATCGAAAAGGAAGCATTTGCGACACCATGGACTGCAGAAGTTTTTGAGCACGAAATGACTGGAAATGACTATGCGCATTACGTTGTTGCAGTCTTTGAAGAAGAAGTGATTGGGCATTGCGGAATGTGGATCGTACTGGATGAGTGTCATATTACGAATGTTGCGGTACGGAAGCATTTAAGGGGCAATGGCATCGGCGAAGCTCTGATGAAAGAAGCGATTGCACTTTGTATAGAAAAAAAAGTCCGGTTAATGACACTGGAAGTGCGGATGACCAATACTACGGCTCAAAACCTTTACCGTAAGCTTGGGTTCCAGGACGGCGGAATTAGGAAAAACTATTATACGGACGACCATGAAGATGCGCTCGTCATGTGGGTGGAATTCAAATGA
- a CDS encoding anti-sigma regulatory factor, which yields MEYWSSVDIYTEWDIVAARQLGRNEAKKSGFGTVDQARITTAISELARNIYLYAGKGKIEIKRLSENDLYGITIIASDNGPGISDMRKVMEDGYSTSGGLGAGMPGVRRLMDEFKVDTEPGVGTTITTTKWLR from the coding sequence ATGGAGTACTGGTCTTCTGTAGACATATACACGGAGTGGGACATTGTTGCTGCCCGCCAGTTGGGCCGGAATGAAGCGAAGAAGTCCGGCTTCGGTACGGTCGATCAGGCACGTATCACAACGGCAATTAGTGAATTAGCACGTAATATCTATTTATACGCTGGAAAAGGTAAGATAGAAATAAAGCGGTTGTCTGAAAATGACCTGTACGGAATTACGATTATAGCTTCGGATAATGGCCCGGGAATTTCGGACATGCGTAAGGTGATGGAAGACGGATACTCGACTTCTGGAGGACTTGGTGCAGGTATGCCGGGCGTTAGAAGGCTTATGGATGAATTTAAAGTGGACACGGAGCCTGGAGTAGGAACAACGATCACTACTACAAAATGGCTCCGATGA
- the tsaE gene encoding tRNA (adenosine(37)-N6)-threonylcarbamoyltransferase complex ATPase subunit type 1 TsaE: MTQKIEVNSVEETELIATKLAALLTPPDVLTLEGDLGAGKTTFTKALAKGLGVTRTVNSPTFTIIKQYEGNYPLNHLDVYRLAGSDEDLGWDELFYGDAISVIEWAHLIKDDLPAERLEIQLVHGGGDNRMIIFTPIGERYEKICEGIFL; this comes from the coding sequence ATGACTCAGAAAATAGAAGTAAATTCTGTCGAGGAGACAGAGCTAATTGCAACGAAACTTGCAGCACTCCTTACACCACCGGATGTACTTACGCTTGAAGGCGATTTAGGTGCAGGTAAAACGACATTTACAAAGGCGCTTGCAAAAGGACTGGGCGTTACACGCACGGTTAACAGTCCGACATTCACAATCATCAAACAGTACGAAGGTAATTACCCACTCAATCATCTCGATGTCTATCGCTTAGCTGGCAGCGATGAGGATCTTGGCTGGGATGAACTATTTTATGGAGATGCAATATCTGTTATCGAGTGGGCGCATCTTATTAAAGATGATTTGCCGGCAGAACGTCTGGAAATTCAGCTAGTTCACGGTGGCGGAGATAACCGGATGATTATATTCACGCCAATAGGTGAAAGATATGAAAAGATTTGCGAGGGGATTTTCTTATGA
- a CDS encoding PP2C family protein-serine/threonine phosphatase: protein MPLEVGKQYKEILKQYVDGQNEEDLYVGQQFSRRFIEKDISPEDVISIHKTALTEVLPDMPEKLWHSFDFLIEMMIHYGLALREHQSLIQKQEEIQIEMNVAAKVQDTLLKTRKPDFKELDIGFVTEPAKQMSGDYIYFLNDNSYEAGVAVADVIGKGIPAALCMSMIKFGMDGLQNENTSPRNVLDIVNRIVEKSVDDSMFISMFYGKYDARDSSFSYATAGHEPALLYKAATGEFTELHAKGLLLGVHPNVVYEEKSVLLEEGDFIAMMTDGVTEVRTDTGFIDDEVIKLILSEVKDEPAQTIADTVYQRLAYLQNFHLRDDFTIVIFKKENDKV from the coding sequence ATGCCTCTGGAAGTTGGGAAGCAGTATAAAGAAATATTGAAGCAATATGTAGATGGACAAAATGAAGAAGATCTTTATGTAGGACAACAATTTAGCAGGCGATTCATAGAAAAGGATATATCGCCCGAAGACGTTATCAGTATCCATAAAACAGCACTCACTGAAGTCTTGCCGGATATGCCGGAAAAACTATGGCACTCGTTTGACTTTTTGATTGAAATGATGATTCATTACGGGCTTGCGCTTAGGGAGCATCAGAGTCTCATTCAAAAACAGGAAGAAATTCAGATTGAAATGAATGTAGCGGCAAAAGTACAAGATACGCTTCTGAAAACGAGGAAACCAGATTTTAAAGAGCTTGATATTGGATTTGTAACAGAGCCGGCTAAGCAAATGAGCGGGGACTATATTTATTTCCTGAATGATAATAGTTACGAAGCAGGTGTGGCTGTAGCTGATGTTATCGGAAAAGGGATTCCGGCGGCACTTTGCATGTCAATGATCAAGTTTGGAATGGACGGTTTGCAGAACGAAAATACAAGTCCGAGGAATGTCCTTGATATTGTTAACAGGATTGTGGAAAAAAGTGTAGATGATTCGATGTTCATTTCTATGTTTTATGGAAAGTATGATGCAAGGGACTCTAGTTTTTCATATGCTACCGCGGGACATGAACCTGCCCTCCTGTATAAGGCGGCGACGGGGGAATTTACGGAACTTCATGCAAAAGGACTTCTCCTTGGTGTTCATCCAAATGTCGTCTATGAAGAGAAATCAGTCCTTCTGGAAGAAGGCGACTTTATCGCGATGATGACGGATGGTGTTACCGAAGTAAGAACGGATACTGGTTTCATAGATGATGAAGTCATCAAATTGATCTTGTCGGAAGTGAAAGACGAACCTGCACAAACAATTGCTGATACAGTATACCAAAGGCTAGCGTATCTCCAAAACTTTCATTTACGCGATGATTTTACGATTGTTATTTTTAAAAAAGAGAACGATAAGGTTTAA
- a CDS encoding Tex family protein: MKHIVEATAEKAAVSIHQAEKVIALLDQGNTVPFIARYRKEETGSLDEVQIKAVEDAYSYVKGLEQRKEEVIRLIDEQGKLDDDLRKSIESATVLQRIEDLYRPFKQKRRTRAMIAIESGLEPLAKKLMEFSGNSPEDLALPFLNEEIGVNTLEDALAGARDIVAEQFADDAAIRENIRKLAWSDGMIVSAVRKGAEDKRDVFENYYEYEEPLKKIVPHRVLALNRGEKEDVLRVGISFPSERIIGGLERELIRKSHSPSAPHVKEAIEDAFKRLIAPSIEREIRAALTEKAEEQAIHVFSENLKSLLLQPPLKGKVVLGLDPAFRTGCKLAIVDETGKLLEISVIYPHQPKMEKEKSKRAILELLKKYPITIIAIGNGTASRESELFIVECIKEAQAGVSYVIVNEAGASVYSASAQARDEFPDLQVEQRSAVSIARRLQDPLSELVKIDPGSVGVGQYQHDVAKKRLSESLSFVVETAVNRVGVDVNTASSSLLQYVAGLSKTVAENIVKSREENGLFTKRNQLKKVPRLGAKTYEQAIGFLRVPDAKDPFDSTGIHPESYQLAEQILEEANASKKLLGKKETGDALSALDIKALAIRLDVGEVTLKDIIEILQRPNRDPRDDYPQPLLKADVLDMKDLYEGLEMQGTVRNVVDFGAFVDIGVKEDGLVHISKLKKGYVKHPLDVVSSGDIVTVWVEGVDKGKGRISLTMLPPTAK; this comes from the coding sequence ATGAAGCATATTGTTGAGGCTACAGCTGAGAAAGCGGCCGTCAGTATACATCAAGCTGAAAAGGTAATCGCATTACTTGACCAAGGAAATACTGTCCCATTTATCGCGCGGTATCGAAAAGAAGAAACTGGTTCGTTGGACGAAGTGCAAATTAAAGCGGTTGAAGATGCTTATAGTTATGTGAAAGGTCTTGAACAGCGCAAAGAAGAAGTGATTCGTCTTATCGATGAACAAGGTAAACTGGATGACGATTTGAGGAAATCAATTGAAAGCGCTACCGTTTTGCAAAGAATTGAGGACTTGTACAGACCTTTCAAACAAAAAAGACGGACACGTGCCATGATTGCAATTGAAAGTGGTCTTGAACCACTGGCGAAAAAACTGATGGAGTTTTCGGGAAATTCACCGGAAGATCTTGCTTTGCCTTTCTTAAATGAAGAAATTGGCGTAAATACGCTTGAAGACGCATTGGCTGGAGCTCGGGACATTGTAGCTGAACAATTTGCGGATGATGCCGCAATACGGGAAAACATACGAAAGTTAGCGTGGTCAGATGGGATGATTGTTTCTGCAGTCCGCAAGGGGGCAGAGGACAAGCGTGACGTTTTCGAAAATTACTATGAGTATGAAGAGCCTTTGAAAAAAATCGTTCCACACCGTGTTCTTGCATTAAACCGCGGTGAAAAAGAAGATGTGTTACGTGTCGGTATTTCTTTCCCGAGTGAACGAATTATCGGAGGACTTGAGCGTGAGTTGATTCGTAAATCACATTCGCCTTCTGCACCACATGTAAAAGAAGCGATTGAAGATGCATTTAAACGATTGATTGCTCCATCTATTGAACGGGAAATTAGGGCGGCGCTTACTGAAAAGGCCGAAGAGCAAGCAATCCATGTGTTTTCGGAAAACTTGAAAAGTCTTCTCCTACAACCTCCATTGAAAGGGAAAGTGGTATTAGGTCTTGATCCGGCCTTCCGGACAGGGTGTAAACTTGCCATAGTTGATGAAACAGGGAAATTACTTGAAATATCCGTAATTTATCCGCATCAACCCAAAATGGAAAAGGAAAAATCGAAGCGTGCTATTTTGGAGTTACTGAAAAAGTATCCGATCACAATCATTGCAATAGGTAACGGAACAGCTTCGCGTGAATCGGAATTGTTCATAGTTGAATGTATAAAAGAAGCACAAGCAGGTGTTTCGTATGTCATTGTAAATGAAGCGGGTGCCAGTGTTTATTCAGCTTCGGCTCAAGCGCGGGATGAGTTCCCTGATCTTCAAGTTGAACAGCGGAGTGCGGTTTCGATAGCAAGGCGTTTACAGGATCCGTTATCTGAGCTTGTGAAAATTGATCCAGGCTCAGTTGGTGTTGGACAATACCAACATGACGTAGCTAAAAAACGTCTTTCCGAATCACTATCATTCGTAGTTGAAACAGCTGTGAACCGGGTAGGAGTAGATGTTAACACTGCATCATCCTCGCTACTTCAATATGTGGCAGGGCTGTCCAAAACCGTCGCGGAAAATATTGTGAAATCGCGGGAAGAGAATGGATTGTTTACGAAGCGCAATCAATTGAAGAAAGTACCCCGCCTCGGAGCGAAGACTTATGAACAAGCGATTGGTTTCTTACGGGTACCTGATGCAAAAGATCCGTTTGATTCGACGGGGATTCACCCCGAAAGTTATCAATTGGCGGAACAAATACTAGAAGAAGCGAATGCAAGCAAGAAGTTGCTCGGTAAGAAAGAAACTGGGGATGCATTGTCTGCACTTGACATCAAAGCTTTAGCGATTAGGTTAGATGTTGGGGAAGTGACATTGAAAGATATTATCGAAATACTTCAAAGACCAAATCGGGACCCGCGTGATGATTATCCGCAACCACTATTAAAAGCAGATGTACTCGACATGAAGGATCTATATGAAGGTCTTGAAATGCAAGGAACCGTTCGAAATGTTGTGGACTTCGGTGCCTTTGTGGATATCGGTGTAAAGGAAGATGGTCTCGTTCATATCTCGAAATTGAAAAAAGGATATGTAAAACATCCACTAGACGTCGTTTCTTCGGGAGATATTGTAACTGTGTGGGTGGAAGGTGTAGATAAAGGAAAAGGACGTATTTCGCTGACGATGTTACCGCCGACTGCAAAATGA
- the tsaB gene encoding tRNA (adenosine(37)-N6)-threonylcarbamoyltransferase complex dimerization subunit type 1 TsaB has protein sequence MIWLGIDTANTPISVALVKDGELLIEGTSAMAINHSLRAMPAIEELLEQAGLVPADIDAIAVSEGPGSYTGVRIGVTIAKTLAWTLGKPLVGVSTLKALAANALFFNGLVCPIVDARRDNVYAGVYQFDAGKLTEVIEDGHYSLEELVHLLEQHSSPILFVGKDIAMHEQKLIEQLGQRAVLAPLQFNLPRASSLIYIALQSEAETDIHAFVPEYRRIAEAEANWLKEQGKDNDRG, from the coding sequence ATGATCTGGCTAGGTATAGATACGGCTAACACGCCCATTTCAGTTGCACTTGTGAAAGATGGCGAACTATTAATAGAAGGAACTTCAGCGATGGCTATTAACCACTCGCTACGTGCTATGCCAGCAATTGAGGAGCTGTTGGAACAAGCAGGGTTAGTACCGGCGGATATTGATGCAATTGCAGTCTCAGAAGGGCCAGGCTCTTATACAGGGGTGCGAATCGGAGTGACGATAGCGAAGACACTTGCTTGGACACTTGGTAAACCTCTTGTTGGCGTATCCACATTAAAAGCACTAGCGGCAAATGCATTATTCTTCAATGGTTTGGTTTGTCCAATTGTCGATGCAAGACGGGACAATGTCTATGCTGGCGTTTATCAATTTGATGCAGGAAAGCTTACTGAAGTTATTGAGGATGGCCATTACTCTTTGGAAGAGTTGGTACACTTGCTTGAGCAGCATAGTAGTCCTATTTTATTCGTTGGAAAAGATATAGCAATGCATGAGCAAAAACTTATTGAGCAGCTTGGACAACGTGCAGTTCTAGCGCCTCTTCAGTTTAATCTACCACGAGCCTCTTCACTTATTTATATTGCCTTGCAATCAGAAGCAGAAACGGATATACATGCATTTGTTCCGGAATATCGACGTATTGCTGAAGCTGAGGCAAATTGGTTAAAAGAGCAGGGGAAGGACAATGATCGTGGATAA
- the rsbW gene encoding anti-sigma B factor RsbW: MQPYDYIEIKVPAKAQYVGVARLAISGLASRLGFTYDEIEDLKIASSEAITNAVQHAYKEDDEGEVVVGCALFVDKLEIMVADHGKSFDFEETKKRVGPYNEQEEVQFLREGGLGLYLMETLMDDVKVLHEEGVTVFMTKYLGGERGDEDVDVERTISS, from the coding sequence ATGCAACCGTATGATTATATTGAAATCAAGGTTCCCGCAAAAGCACAATATGTTGGAGTTGCTCGACTCGCGATTTCAGGACTGGCAAGCCGACTTGGTTTTACTTATGATGAAATTGAAGATTTAAAGATTGCCTCGAGCGAAGCGATTACTAATGCAGTTCAGCATGCATATAAAGAGGATGATGAAGGGGAAGTTGTAGTTGGTTGTGCTCTTTTTGTGGACAAATTAGAAATTATGGTCGCGGATCATGGGAAAAGTTTTGATTTTGAGGAAACGAAGAAACGCGTAGGACCATACAATGAACAGGAAGAAGTTCAATTTCTTCGTGAAGGCGGACTAGGCCTCTATTTAATGGAGACACTGATGGATGATGTAAAAGTGCTTCATGAGGAGGGTGTGACAGTCTTTATGACTAAATATCTCGGTGGAGAGCGGGGGGATGAGGATGTCGATGTCGAAAGAACCATCTCCTCTTGA
- a CDS encoding SprT family protein has product MTDEELKELIESVSLEAFGKSFLHIARFNSRLRTTGGRYILSNHSIEINPLVLELYGTEELVGVIKHELCHYHLHIEGRGYRHRDADFRELLKRTSSPRFCRPLTEKNKKTYSIYVYECTSCKLLYNRRRRMDVRKYRCGKCAGQIVVVQAVK; this is encoded by the coding sequence ATGACGGATGAAGAATTGAAGGAGCTTATTGAAAGTGTTTCTTTAGAAGCATTCGGAAAGTCATTCCTTCATATTGCTCGGTTTAATAGTAGACTAAGAACAACAGGCGGTCGCTATATACTTTCAAATCATTCGATCGAAATTAATCCGTTGGTTTTGGAGTTGTATGGAACTGAAGAGTTGGTTGGTGTAATCAAACATGAACTCTGTCATTACCATCTTCATATAGAAGGAAGAGGTTACCGTCATCGCGATGCAGATTTTAGAGAGTTGCTAAAGCGCACTTCTTCCCCAAGGTTTTGCCGACCACTAACTGAGAAGAATAAGAAGACCTATTCTATCTATGTATATGAGTGTACATCATGTAAGCTACTTTATAACCGGAGAAGAAGGATGGACGTTAGAAAATATAGATGTGGGAAATGTGCAGGGCAAATTGTGGTAGTGCAAGCTGTAAAATGA
- a CDS encoding PP2C family serine/threonine-protein phosphatase: MDSIITEHVEAYVYQEAKFGNRECGDSYFIHAEEDYFICAIADGLGNGPIARQSSQILPKVLKEYHHESIDELLSRCNEHMVQKRGAAVAIVKVDYKQKTIQYSCVGNVRFYMLHDCDKMIYPLPVMGYLSGRPQKLKTQQYNYEKGDLFFLHSDGVILRSPKASLKESSGPCELYQKVLASIEHGDDATFIAGSLLL, encoded by the coding sequence GTGGATTCGATAATAACTGAGCATGTTGAAGCGTATGTTTATCAGGAAGCGAAGTTTGGAAATCGAGAATGTGGTGACTCTTATTTTATCCATGCGGAGGAAGACTATTTCATCTGCGCAATTGCGGATGGATTAGGTAATGGACCGATTGCACGCCAATCTTCTCAAATTCTTCCTAAAGTGTTGAAAGAATATCATCATGAGTCAATAGACGAATTACTTAGCCGCTGTAATGAACATATGGTGCAAAAGCGTGGTGCGGCAGTAGCTATCGTCAAAGTCGATTACAAGCAAAAAACAATTCAGTATAGTTGTGTTGGCAATGTCCGTTTTTATATGCTTCATGATTGCGATAAGATGATTTATCCTTTACCGGTAATGGGCTATCTTTCAGGGAGACCGCAAAAGTTAAAAACGCAACAATACAACTATGAAAAGGGAGACCTATTTTTCCTCCATTCAGATGGCGTCATACTTAGAAGCCCGAAAGCTTCATTGAAGGAAAGTTCGGGACCTTGTGAGCTATATCAAAAAGTGCTGGCTTCAATTGAACACGGTGACGATGCAACATTTATAGCTGGAAGCCTACTTCTGTGA